One genomic segment of Pandoraea sputorum includes these proteins:
- a CDS encoding oxidoreductase, with translation MRARDPRFDILFEPVQIGPVKTRNRFYQVPHCNGMGHVHPSAMAGMRAVKAEGGWGVVCTEECEISPLSEFSPYIEARLWDDRDIPALARMAQAVHAHGSLAGIELAFNGYSAPNRFSREIPWAPSDTPVRGYDPIQARAMTLADIRQLRQLHRAAALRARDAGFDIIYVYAGHDLGLPFHFLTPRNNRRQDEYGGAVENRLRLLRELIEDTKDAVGDRCAVAVRLAIDERMGREGLERQGDGGEIFATLAELPDLWDVNVADWSNDSMTSRFSEEGFQEQFLLGLKALTTKPVVGVGRFTSPDAMVSQVRRGVMDLIGAARPSIADPFLPEKIDSGRTDEIRECIGCNICVSSDHTMTPVRCTQNPTMGEEWRRGWHPERVPRISEPARTLVVGGGPAGLECARVLAERGYDVALVDAARDLGGRVTREARLPGLSAWIRVIDYRLEALRRLPNVEIYQESPVGADDVREFDADHVFVATGSHWRRDGLGRALRSPLAQTALPVITPDDVMAGGTIPSPVVLFDDDHYYMGSVMAELLRSRGVEVIFVTPAADVATWTHNTLEQSRIQRRLIELDVRIVASHSITGVGDDHVTLACEYTGRTHDVPAASLLLVTSRAPQRSLYDALEAQSQQTGDASGTSLHLIGDGLAPGTIAAAVYSGHRAARELGMAPQTLMFRREIPALGEFPFPVRPSTDRQ, from the coding sequence ATGCGCGCTCGTGATCCACGCTTTGACATTCTTTTCGAGCCGGTGCAGATCGGCCCTGTCAAGACACGCAATCGCTTCTATCAGGTGCCGCACTGCAACGGCATGGGACACGTCCATCCCTCGGCCATGGCAGGCATGCGAGCGGTCAAGGCTGAGGGGGGATGGGGCGTCGTCTGCACTGAAGAATGCGAAATCAGTCCCTTGAGCGAGTTTTCGCCTTACATCGAAGCCAGATTGTGGGACGACCGGGATATTCCTGCTCTCGCGCGGATGGCGCAGGCGGTGCATGCCCACGGCTCTCTGGCTGGTATCGAACTGGCGTTCAATGGCTATTCGGCACCGAACCGATTCAGTCGTGAAATTCCGTGGGCGCCGTCGGACACACCGGTGCGCGGCTACGACCCGATTCAGGCGCGTGCCATGACGCTTGCGGATATCCGGCAACTTCGGCAGTTGCACCGGGCGGCCGCATTGCGTGCGCGTGACGCAGGGTTCGACATTATCTACGTCTACGCCGGACACGATCTCGGGCTGCCTTTCCATTTTCTGACGCCACGCAATAACCGTCGTCAGGACGAGTACGGCGGCGCGGTTGAGAATCGGCTGCGCTTGTTGCGCGAGTTGATCGAAGACACGAAAGACGCTGTGGGAGATCGATGTGCCGTTGCCGTCCGGCTTGCGATAGACGAGCGTATGGGACGCGAAGGGCTGGAGCGTCAAGGCGACGGCGGGGAGATTTTTGCCACGCTTGCCGAACTCCCCGATCTGTGGGACGTCAACGTGGCCGACTGGTCCAACGACAGCATGACGTCGCGCTTTTCGGAAGAAGGCTTTCAGGAGCAATTCCTGTTGGGACTCAAGGCGTTGACGACAAAGCCGGTAGTTGGCGTCGGGCGCTTCACGTCGCCGGACGCCATGGTCTCGCAAGTTCGTCGCGGCGTGATGGACCTCATTGGCGCAGCGCGCCCCTCCATCGCCGACCCATTTCTGCCCGAGAAAATCGACAGCGGACGCACGGACGAGATTCGCGAGTGCATCGGTTGCAACATCTGTGTGAGCAGCGACCACACGATGACACCGGTGCGGTGCACGCAGAATCCGACGATGGGCGAGGAGTGGCGTCGTGGGTGGCATCCTGAGCGAGTACCGCGTATCAGCGAACCCGCAAGAACCTTGGTCGTCGGCGGTGGCCCTGCGGGCCTGGAGTGCGCCCGCGTGCTCGCCGAACGGGGATATGACGTGGCGCTGGTCGACGCCGCCCGCGACCTTGGGGGGCGAGTGACACGCGAAGCGCGTCTGCCGGGGCTCTCCGCCTGGATCCGGGTCATCGACTACCGCTTGGAAGCATTGCGCCGCCTGCCAAACGTCGAGATCTATCAGGAAAGTCCCGTGGGGGCGGACGACGTGCGCGAATTCGACGCCGACCACGTTTTTGTGGCAACCGGGTCGCACTGGCGCCGCGACGGGCTCGGCCGAGCCCTGCGCTCCCCACTTGCGCAGACAGCCTTGCCAGTGATTACGCCTGACGACGTCATGGCCGGCGGCACCATCCCCTCACCGGTCGTGCTGTTCGACGACGATCACTACTACATGGGCAGCGTGATGGCCGAACTGCTGCGCTCGCGCGGCGTGGAGGTGATTTTCGTCACACCGGCCGCCGATGTCGCGACGTGGACGCATAACACATTGGAGCAATCTCGCATCCAACGACGCCTCATCGAACTTGACGTGCGCATCGTGGCTTCGCATTCAATCACTGGTGTGGGCGACGATCACGTGACGCTGGCCTGCGAATACACAGGACGCACGCACGACGTCCCGGCGGCATCGCTGCTGTTGGTGACATCCCGCGCGCCGCAACGGAGCCTGTATGACGCACTTGAGGCACAAAGTCAGCAAACAGGCGATGCGTCCGGAACGTCGCTGCATCTGATCGGCGACGGGCTTGCGCCGGGGACCATCGCGGCAGCGGTCTATTCGGGGCATCGCGCCGCAAGAGAGCTTGGGATGGCACCGCAGACGTTGATGTTCCGTCGCGAGATTCCGGCGCTCGGCGAATTCCCGTTTCCTGTTCGCCCCTCGACAGATCGCCAGTGA
- a CDS encoding glutamine synthetase family protein, whose product MNSDLAMLTWCDLNGLARCRAVLQDDLSAVKRNGVGWPSAGQAILPFGTVAENPWGPMDEVRQVPVGAGAQIPASDGWPSFNMVLTQSITKDGTPWDCCARAFCEAALSALRAETGWTMLSAFEFEFTRLGEPEIASRPVYTVDAFRASAKFFDAAVVALRTANLDPQTVEPEFGKGQLEIACGPAPGVSGADRAVLVREVLREVARRQNIKLTFSPKPAPDAVGNGQHVHFSFVDADGHPVLYEAHSPSLISEKAGAFVAGIMAHVNAICAIAAPAPVSYQRLGPHHWSCGYSSFGVQNREAAVRVCPPASHNEKDRARAINLEFRAPDALSNPYLLIGILAYAGLDGIRRKLATPPLVDRDPADMTDAERASLGITPLPATLGEALDALQADEMAAQWLSPTLLDAYIKIKRDEIAAMDGRTPEAVCDIYRDIY is encoded by the coding sequence ATGAATAGCGATTTGGCAATGTTGACGTGGTGCGACCTGAACGGCCTCGCACGGTGCAGAGCGGTTCTGCAAGACGACCTGAGCGCCGTCAAGCGCAATGGCGTGGGTTGGCCGTCGGCCGGGCAGGCAATTCTGCCGTTTGGCACCGTGGCGGAAAATCCCTGGGGACCGATGGACGAGGTGCGTCAAGTGCCGGTGGGCGCAGGCGCTCAGATACCGGCAAGCGACGGATGGCCCTCTTTCAACATGGTATTGACGCAGTCGATCACCAAGGACGGCACCCCCTGGGATTGCTGCGCACGCGCGTTCTGCGAGGCTGCCCTCTCGGCGTTGCGCGCAGAGACCGGATGGACGATGTTGAGTGCATTCGAATTCGAGTTCACAAGACTGGGTGAACCGGAGATCGCCTCACGTCCGGTCTATACCGTCGACGCGTTTCGCGCCTCTGCGAAGTTTTTCGATGCGGCGGTAGTCGCACTGCGCACTGCGAATCTGGATCCGCAGACCGTCGAGCCGGAATTTGGGAAGGGGCAGTTGGAAATCGCTTGTGGCCCAGCGCCGGGCGTGAGTGGCGCTGATCGTGCCGTGCTGGTTCGTGAAGTCCTGCGCGAAGTGGCTCGGCGTCAGAACATCAAACTCACGTTCTCGCCCAAACCCGCGCCAGACGCTGTGGGGAACGGCCAGCATGTGCATTTCAGCTTTGTCGATGCCGATGGCCATCCGGTGCTGTACGAAGCGCATTCGCCGTCACTCATTTCGGAGAAGGCCGGTGCGTTTGTGGCTGGGATCATGGCGCACGTCAACGCCATCTGCGCCATCGCGGCACCGGCACCAGTGTCGTATCAACGCCTGGGGCCGCATCACTGGAGTTGCGGATATAGCTCGTTTGGTGTGCAAAACCGCGAGGCGGCGGTGCGTGTGTGCCCCCCGGCATCTCACAACGAGAAGGATCGCGCACGCGCCATCAATCTCGAATTCCGTGCGCCCGACGCATTGAGCAACCCCTATCTGCTCATCGGTATTCTCGCCTACGCCGGGCTCGATGGCATCCGTCGAAAGCTTGCCACGCCGCCGCTCGTCGATCGTGATCCGGCAGATATGACGGATGCCGAGCGTGCGTCGTTGGGCATCACGCCGTTGCCCGCGACGCTTGGCGAGGCGCTGGACGCGCTCCAGGCAGACGAGATGGCCGCGCAATGGTTATCCCCGACCCTGCTCGACGCGTACATCAAGATCAAACGCGATGAAATTGCCGCGATGGACGGGCGTACGCCCGAAGCCGTTTGCGACATTTATCGCGATATTTACTGA
- a CDS encoding MurR/RpiR family transcriptional regulator — MIQAYAEEINFSSGVTLTYMKKNDQTLLERMRSAMQTLSPAERRVAMTLIADFPITGLKTVVEIAAASGVSPATVSRFAETLGYGNFAEFQRGLHADVVARFASPGALFETLPDQLSEGEGADAALKLFTQLVTDTMSATDPSEVEALVDQLADAKRTIYFVGGRQTGSLALYFRQLIHNLRAKTVHISGIDGAAVDLLADLDSRATLVAFDFRRYQQDTADFVAAAAARKAQIVLVTDPYMSPAVKNAHQVFVCHTRSGVPFDSFVSVLAFIDFICQQLFIRLGQDAHNRITRLEGIREAAGVEHLLRK; from the coding sequence TTGATTCAAGCGTATGCTGAGGAAATAAATTTTTCATCGGGTGTTACACTTACTTATATGAAAAAAAATGACCAAACATTACTAGAGCGTATGCGTAGTGCCATGCAGACGCTCAGTCCCGCCGAACGACGTGTCGCGATGACGTTGATCGCGGACTTTCCAATCACTGGACTCAAGACAGTGGTGGAGATCGCCGCAGCCTCCGGCGTAAGTCCCGCGACCGTGTCGCGATTCGCCGAAACGCTCGGTTACGGAAACTTCGCCGAGTTCCAGCGAGGGCTTCACGCCGATGTCGTCGCTCGCTTTGCCTCGCCTGGGGCGCTTTTCGAGACGCTGCCCGATCAACTCTCCGAAGGAGAAGGCGCGGACGCGGCGCTCAAGCTGTTTACCCAACTCGTGACGGACACGATGAGCGCAACGGACCCCAGCGAGGTCGAAGCACTCGTCGACCAATTGGCTGACGCCAAGCGCACCATCTATTTCGTGGGAGGACGTCAGACCGGATCGCTGGCACTGTACTTCCGACAGCTCATACACAATCTGCGCGCAAAAACAGTGCATATCAGCGGCATCGATGGTGCCGCCGTAGACCTGCTAGCAGACCTCGATTCGCGCGCTACGCTCGTCGCCTTCGACTTCCGGCGCTATCAGCAGGACACGGCGGACTTCGTGGCGGCGGCGGCCGCACGCAAAGCGCAGATCGTACTCGTGACAGACCCTTACATGTCGCCAGCTGTAAAGAACGCGCATCAGGTGTTCGTGTGCCACACGCGCAGTGGCGTGCCGTTCGATTCGTTCGTCAGCGTACTGGCATTCATCGACTTCATATGCCAGCAACTGTTCATTCGCCTTGGACAAGATGCACATAACCGCATTACTCGATTGGAAGGTATTCGCGAAGCCGCTGGCGTGGAGCATCTGTTGAGAAAATAG
- a CDS encoding amidase: MSTQNSMKDVYLQHDALGLAALVKRGDVSAAELMEVAIQIVDELNPTLNAVSQRCYDDARERAQAPIGEGVFAGVPFLLKDLATTASGLQSTNSSRYYRLHSTAPASDNEAVRRMRTAGLIPFGFTNVPENGWSLTTEPKLNGPTRNPWNTALTAGGSSGGAGSAVASGMVPLAEGSDGAGSIRMPAAMCGTVGLKPSRGRASIAPAADFWHGGAVFLCLSRTTRDTAAFLDVVSGGTPGEPYALPKPATSYLSVLETPPARLRCGFSVRSPEGSAVDPEIARAVHSVAAELGTLGHHVEPHDMRFDIQGCWQAYTRILAVQAALQFEESTKLLGVAPTPETLEPYTWSAIEMGKRVDAVGHARDIDAMRHGGMAIAASLDAFDVFVSPVMRRLPFPIGSAFDMSVGDWQAYNDAFLKDTAFLFPFNVGGQPSISLPLGISADGLPIGVQLTAKVGNEAVLLQIASLLEKSMPWAAKRPLVFAHN, from the coding sequence ATGAGTACGCAAAATTCGATGAAAGACGTGTATCTGCAACACGACGCCCTCGGACTGGCTGCGCTGGTCAAACGTGGCGACGTGAGCGCAGCCGAGTTGATGGAAGTCGCGATCCAGATCGTGGACGAACTCAATCCGACGCTTAACGCCGTAAGTCAGCGTTGCTATGACGACGCCCGCGAGCGGGCGCAAGCCCCGATCGGCGAGGGCGTGTTTGCCGGTGTGCCGTTTCTCCTCAAGGATCTGGCGACGACCGCTTCGGGTCTGCAATCGACGAACAGCAGCCGCTATTACCGGTTGCACAGTACCGCCCCGGCGTCGGATAACGAGGCAGTGCGTCGCATGCGCACCGCCGGGTTGATTCCGTTTGGGTTTACCAACGTGCCCGAGAACGGATGGTCGCTGACGACCGAGCCAAAACTCAACGGTCCGACACGGAATCCATGGAACACGGCGCTCACGGCAGGCGGATCGAGCGGCGGTGCTGGCTCGGCGGTTGCCTCCGGAATGGTGCCGTTGGCGGAGGGAAGCGACGGTGCCGGGTCCATCCGGATGCCGGCAGCTATGTGCGGTACCGTCGGATTGAAGCCGTCGCGAGGACGCGCCTCTATTGCCCCGGCTGCGGATTTTTGGCACGGCGGCGCCGTATTCCTATGTCTATCGCGTACCACGCGCGACACGGCAGCGTTCCTCGACGTGGTGTCGGGCGGCACGCCGGGCGAGCCTTATGCGTTGCCCAAGCCTGCAACCTCATATCTTTCTGTCTTGGAGACACCCCCGGCGCGCTTGCGTTGCGGCTTCTCGGTACGCTCGCCCGAGGGAAGTGCCGTCGATCCGGAGATTGCCCGGGCCGTGCATTCGGTCGCGGCAGAACTGGGTACGCTGGGCCACCACGTCGAGCCGCACGATATGCGATTCGATATTCAAGGTTGCTGGCAGGCATACACCCGTATTCTGGCCGTGCAGGCCGCGCTTCAGTTCGAAGAGTCAACGAAATTGCTGGGCGTCGCTCCGACGCCTGAGACCCTTGAGCCCTATACGTGGTCGGCCATTGAAATGGGCAAGCGCGTCGACGCCGTCGGCCATGCCCGGGACATCGACGCCATGCGACACGGGGGCATGGCAATTGCCGCTTCGCTCGATGCCTTCGATGTCTTCGTTTCGCCCGTCATGCGCCGACTGCCGTTCCCCATAGGTTCCGCATTCGATATGTCGGTAGGCGATTGGCAGGCCTACAACGACGCATTCCTCAAGGACACGGCATTCCTTTTCCCATTCAATGTCGGGGGCCAGCCGTCCATCTCGTTGCCACTTGGCATTAGTGCAGACGGACTTCCGATCGGTGTGCAGCTTACGGCGAAGGTCGGCAATGAAGCCGTGCTGTTGCAAATTGCGTCGCTGCTTGAGAAATCCATGCCGTGGGCAGCCAAACGCCCTTTAGTGTTTGCTCACAATTAA
- a CDS encoding amidohydrolase family protein encodes MIDINHPLIDHHCHGTIRAPLDRTGFEALLSESYMPPPEGASQFDKPLGLLIRRHCAPVLDLEPFATPQAYVERRQALGVEEVGRRLLRASGIGMYLVDTGHRSARLTDVAGVAELANAPAREVVRIESVIEGVAREGGDAATFAQRCEAELRARCVNAVGLKSVVAYRSTFKIDQTRPSPQEVEAAASRWLSSLGDEAPRLSDTVLLRFGLWMGIDVCREKRFPLQLHVGFGDPDVYMHACDPTHFTDFLKATEPLGVPITLLHNYPFIREAGWLAEIFQHVYYDVGAILNFLGPSALSAMRHAMEMGPFYKQLFSSDAFGLPELHYLGAVQFRIMLGRVLDSWIADGACTLADAERIAEAISVGNAQRIYPLTGA; translated from the coding sequence ATGATTGATATCAACCACCCATTGATCGACCACCATTGCCACGGGACCATTCGCGCTCCGCTCGATCGCACCGGATTCGAGGCACTTCTCTCCGAGAGCTACATGCCACCGCCCGAGGGCGCGTCGCAGTTCGACAAACCGCTGGGACTTCTCATTCGTCGACACTGCGCACCGGTTCTCGATCTCGAACCGTTCGCTACGCCGCAAGCCTACGTCGAGCGTCGTCAGGCGTTGGGCGTTGAGGAAGTCGGACGCCGTCTGTTACGCGCCTCCGGAATCGGCATGTATCTGGTCGATACCGGTCACCGCTCCGCGCGGCTGACAGATGTTGCCGGTGTCGCCGAGTTGGCCAATGCGCCGGCGCGTGAAGTCGTGCGCATCGAGTCGGTTATCGAGGGGGTAGCACGCGAAGGTGGGGACGCTGCGACGTTCGCACAGCGTTGCGAGGCCGAACTTCGTGCGCGTTGTGTCAATGCGGTCGGGCTCAAGAGTGTTGTGGCTTACCGCTCGACGTTCAAGATCGACCAAACCCGCCCTAGCCCTCAGGAAGTGGAGGCGGCTGCATCGCGCTGGCTGTCGTCGCTCGGTGACGAGGCTCCGCGGCTGAGCGACACGGTGCTGCTGCGCTTCGGCCTGTGGATGGGAATCGACGTATGCCGCGAAAAGCGCTTCCCGCTGCAACTGCACGTCGGCTTTGGTGACCCCGATGTCTACATGCATGCGTGCGATCCGACGCATTTCACCGATTTTCTCAAAGCCACCGAGCCGTTGGGCGTGCCCATCACACTTCTGCACAACTACCCGTTCATCCGGGAAGCGGGTTGGCTCGCGGAGATCTTTCAGCACGTGTACTACGACGTCGGCGCCATCCTGAACTTCCTCGGACCGTCGGCGTTGAGCGCGATGCGTCACGCGATGGAAATGGGACCGTTCTACAAACAGTTGTTCAGTTCGGATGCCTTCGGGTTACCCGAATTGCATTACCTGGGCGCTGTGCAGTTCCGAATCATGCTCGGGCGGGTGCTCGACAGCTGGATTGCGGACGGTGCTTGCACGCTTGCAGACGCCGAGCGCATTGCCGAGGCGATTTCCGTTGGCAACGCCCAGCGAATCTATCCGCTGACTGGGGCATGA
- a CDS encoding MFS transporter: protein MSIYIRIAAVMFLNFFVWGAWFVTAGLVLSKHGLGAHIGDLYSLGPMASMITPFIAGYLIDKYFSAERLLAVLHIAGGLLLFTVPSFIEHSNSTGLLVTLFVYNLCFMPTLSLTNNIAFAHLGQAENFPYLRLFANVGWIVPGFFIGEAGLSDSTLVFTIAAVASLVLGALSLTLPRRLPQDPANNANGHSGNTFAQGLGLLKHRQFAVLLGCMFLIMIPLTFYYAYTATFADAVGFKRVGTVMTAGQLSDLVAIALIPVLIRYVGYKWMILLAMCAWVARYALYSSGALPPSLTLVFIGIAIHGICYDFLFVTAFVYTEKIAGPAAKGQAQGLVMFFTYGLGMFVGAQVAGHIYNASLPAGAAALNLGAWQSFWLYPMGLSAIAAVAHLIGFRRERTREPVAMRMPG, encoded by the coding sequence ATGAGCATCTACATTCGTATCGCGGCGGTCATGTTCCTGAACTTCTTCGTATGGGGCGCGTGGTTTGTGACAGCTGGACTCGTGTTGAGCAAACACGGTTTGGGCGCTCACATTGGGGATTTGTACTCGCTCGGCCCGATGGCGTCGATGATTACCCCTTTTATTGCGGGCTATCTGATCGACAAGTACTTCAGTGCCGAGCGGCTTCTCGCTGTGCTGCACATCGCTGGCGGCTTGCTGCTCTTCACCGTGCCATCGTTCATCGAGCACAGCAACAGTACCGGCCTGCTCGTGACGCTGTTCGTCTATAACCTCTGTTTCATGCCGACACTGTCGTTGACGAACAACATTGCGTTTGCACATCTCGGGCAAGCAGAGAATTTCCCGTACCTGAGATTGTTTGCGAATGTCGGATGGATCGTTCCGGGTTTCTTCATCGGAGAAGCCGGACTGTCGGATTCTACGTTGGTGTTCACGATTGCAGCGGTGGCTTCGTTGGTGCTAGGCGCTTTGAGCCTGACGTTGCCTCGTCGCCTACCTCAGGACCCAGCGAACAATGCCAACGGGCATTCTGGCAACACATTCGCGCAGGGGCTTGGCTTGCTCAAGCATCGTCAGTTTGCCGTACTGCTGGGATGCATGTTCCTCATCATGATTCCGCTCACGTTTTACTACGCCTATACCGCAACGTTCGCCGATGCCGTTGGGTTTAAACGCGTCGGTACCGTGATGACGGCGGGACAACTGAGCGACCTCGTCGCCATTGCCCTGATTCCGGTATTGATCCGCTATGTCGGTTACAAGTGGATGATTCTGCTGGCCATGTGCGCATGGGTGGCGCGCTATGCGCTCTATTCGAGCGGTGCATTGCCTCCGAGCTTAACGCTGGTCTTTATCGGCATCGCCATTCACGGCATCTGCTACGACTTCCTGTTCGTGACGGCTTTCGTCTACACCGAAAAGATTGCCGGTCCTGCCGCCAAGGGACAGGCACAGGGACTCGTGATGTTCTTCACCTACGGACTGGGCATGTTCGTCGGTGCACAGGTGGCCGGCCATATCTATAACGCGAGTTTGCCTGCCGGTGCTGCTGCCCTGAATTTGGGGGCTTGGCAGAGCTTTTGGTTGTACCCGATGGGACTATCGGCCATTGCCGCAGTGGCCCATCTGATCGGCTTTCGCCGCGAACGCACGCGCGAACCTGTAGCGATGCGTATGCCCGGTTGA
- a CDS encoding DUF6471 domain-containing protein yields MVRKGVTYDDVAQGFASLGIEESLRGLNGKIQRGSFQCSFFLQLLCACGAAIPRSWAPHLTRRVDWCESSRRIYIEERRAVARASSLPVAAVEAALAQPDLALVREGLLERGTFPFTWLLQLAAFAPVPAIELYLDRDDIVAAARANAIVFERR; encoded by the coding sequence ATGGTTCGCAAGGGGGTGACCTACGATGACGTTGCTCAGGGCTTTGCGTCGCTCGGCATCGAGGAGTCTTTGCGCGGATTGAATGGAAAAATTCAAAGAGGGTCATTTCAGTGTTCCTTCTTCCTGCAGCTCCTTTGCGCGTGTGGTGCAGCAATCCCTCGGAGTTGGGCTCCTCATCTGACTCGGCGTGTTGATTGGTGCGAGTCGAGTCGTCGCATTTATATCGAGGAACGCCGTGCGGTTGCACGTGCTAGCTCGTTGCCTGTTGCTGCCGTCGAGGCGGCCTTGGCTCAGCCTGACCTCGCCTTAGTGCGCGAAGGATTGCTCGAGCGAGGAACGTTTCCTTTTACGTGGCTACTTCAACTCGCGGCTTTTGCGCCAGTCCCCGCGATAGAGCTGTATTTGGACCGCGACGACATCGTTGCGGCGGCGCGTGCTAACGCAATTGTGTTTGAGAGGCGTTGA
- a CDS encoding porin — protein MKRLAVVGVLGALFSLGAEAQSSVTLYGLIDSGLTYASNDGGKSVWKAVSGVPVGSNYGFKGSEDLGGGLSAVFQLENGFDGFTGNGSGRAFNRQAKMGLSSKTLGTLTFGRQYDSIVDFVAPYTSNGAYAGWYFSHPQDVDNTDNGFIVSNSVKYRSIDYNGLSFGGLYAFGNVVGDFHRNSVWSVGVNYANGPLGFGAAFLRAASPGTGLDGFYMNSATYTNTVYGKYLPNAEYENIAGAGVSYAFGKAKLITSFTNTVFVGGASGHNASFKNVELALGYQLRPEWYLLGSYTYTFGNDNATGDSPKYHQVNFMADYLLSKRTDIYMMAVYQLAAGSASVAQITGFGASSTRAQAAFRLGLKHTF, from the coding sequence GTGAAGCGATTGGCCGTTGTAGGGGTATTGGGAGCGCTTTTTTCATTGGGCGCTGAAGCACAAAGCAGTGTGACGTTATACGGATTGATCGACAGTGGATTGACGTATGCAAGCAATGATGGCGGGAAAAGCGTGTGGAAAGCGGTGAGTGGCGTTCCGGTGGGAAGCAACTACGGTTTCAAGGGCAGTGAGGACTTAGGTGGGGGACTGTCGGCGGTGTTCCAGCTTGAGAACGGTTTCGACGGATTCACTGGCAACGGGTCGGGCAGGGCATTCAATCGGCAGGCAAAGATGGGGCTGTCCAGCAAGACGTTGGGAACCCTGACGTTCGGCCGGCAATACGACTCGATTGTCGATTTCGTCGCTCCCTATACATCCAATGGTGCCTACGCTGGTTGGTATTTTTCGCACCCGCAGGACGTGGACAACACGGACAACGGTTTCATCGTGAGCAATTCGGTGAAGTATCGGAGCATCGATTACAACGGACTGTCGTTCGGCGGGCTGTATGCGTTCGGGAACGTCGTTGGCGACTTCCATCGCAACAGCGTATGGAGCGTCGGCGTGAACTATGCGAACGGCCCTCTCGGCTTCGGCGCGGCATTTCTGCGAGCGGCGTCGCCCGGCACGGGACTCGACGGGTTCTACATGAACAGCGCTACCTATACCAACACCGTGTACGGCAAGTACTTGCCTAACGCCGAATACGAAAACATCGCGGGCGCAGGGGTAAGTTACGCATTCGGCAAGGCCAAGCTGATAACCAGCTTCACGAACACGGTGTTCGTAGGCGGTGCCTCCGGTCACAACGCCAGCTTCAAGAACGTCGAATTGGCGTTGGGCTATCAGCTCCGGCCTGAGTGGTATCTGCTTGGCTCATACACGTACACCTTCGGCAACGACAACGCTACGGGCGACTCGCCGAAGTATCACCAAGTGAACTTCATGGCCGACTACCTTCTTTCCAAACGGACAGACATTTACATGATGGCCGTCTACCAGTTGGCTGCAGGCAGCGCGAGCGTCGCGCAGATCACAGGCTTCGGCGCGTCGTCTACCCGGGCGCAGGCAGCGTTTCGCCTCGGCCTGAAGCATACGTTCTGA